AATGCTTGCCGCCGCCGATGCCGCACTGCTTGCCGGCGACGACGCAGTGTTTGATGGAAGCGGCATCCGCGCAATGTTTGACCTTTCCGACGAGTGGGAGGATATGGCCGAGGCATTCCTCCCTACCTTGTTGCTGGGGACGAGTTGGGAAACTGAGCGATGCCCAGCTTCAGGAGTTTGCTGCGGCGGCGGAGCAAGCCAGGGCTGGCCATTCCCGATGCCGCAGCACAAAGCGAACACAACATTGGCCGGGCGTTTCCACGAGCGGTATCTGCGTGGGGACGTTCGGTACGGCTTGCGCCAGGGAGGATCTTCCCGCCCTGAACACACTCTACCGCTACCTGTTCTACCACGGCATCTCTAGGATATGCCCGCGCTGAAATACCTCCCCGATGGCCAGCCAGCCGGCTCGCCCCCAACCCCGCCGCCAGCCGAACCAACCAACGGAACCGATCAACCAACCAACTAACACTCAACCAGATTCACAGCTATGCCCACACTGATTTTACTGCGCCACGGCCAATCGCAATGGAACTTGGAGAATCGTTTCACCGGATGGGTGGATATTGACCTTAGCGATGCCGGGCGCGAGGAAGCACGCCAAGCCGGGGAGAAACTTCGCGGGATGACGATTGACCGGGTATATACCTCGCGGCTGATGCGGGCAATCAACACGGCCACCATCGCGCTGGAAGCCGCCGGAATGCAGAGCCTTCAGCTCACCCAGGACCAAGCCTTGAACGAACGCCACTACGGCGATTTACAAGGGCTGAACAAAGCGGAAACCGCCGCCAAATATGGCGATGAGCAAGTGCACATCTGGCGGCGCAGCTTCAACATCCCCCCCCCAGGCGCGGAAGCCGAGAGCTTGGAGCTTTGCATGAAACGGGTGATGCCCTACTACCAAGCCCACATCGTTCCCGACCTGCTGAATGGCCTGAACGTTCTTGTTGTTGCCCACGGGAACTCCCTCCGTTCGCTGATCTACACGCTGGACAACCACACGAACGAATCTATCCTGGAGCTGAACATCCCAACCGGAGTGCCGATTGCCTACCAGATGGAAATTGAGGGAGACGGAACCCTTGCGGTAGTGGGAAAACGGGAGTTGTAGCCTGCCAATCCCGACGGAGGTTGGGGCGGCTACCCTTTTATCAATCCCGACGGAGGTTGGGGCGGCCCCATCCAAAAATTCCCGAAACGTTCCCCTCCAACGGAGGGGTGCCCGACAGGGCGGGGTGGGTTCGGGGGCACCACCGAACGGGTGGCGGTTTTCCGCTCGTCACCGAGGCTTGCTGATCCTGAGATTCGGGAATGGACGTTTGGTTCGCGTGTGTCCCCAACCCACCCCCCCGCCCCCTCCCAAGAGGGGGGCGCGCACCGAGGTAACGCACTCACCCTGCCCCCGGAAATGTCAACAGCCGGTCGCGGTAGTATTCGTATTGCTTCTGGCGGGCGGCGATCTCTGCTGGCAAGCCGATGCAAAGGTCATTCACCAACGCGTCGAATTTGTCCAGGATGGTGACGATCTCTTCTTGAACTTCTAAAGAAGGAATCGGGATGCGGATCTTTGACAAACTCTCCCCAGAAATCCGACGCACTTTGGTCCCAGTGATGTGTGGCTTCTTTTGCGACTGGAAAAGCTCTGTTTGAAAAAAATAGGATACATACTTAGGGTTGATTGTGTGCCGGAAAATGTACGCATCTGTGCTCACGGCCACAGCCTCATCACCCAGCCAAGCAACCGCTTTGGCCACAGCTTTGTCGTCCTCGCTTGTCGTCGCAATCACGAGATCACCAGCCTGAGCCTTTCGCAATCGTGCGGCAAATTCTGGGTTGATAAACGATATCACTTCCTTCGCCCACGTACCATAGTGCGTGTGAATTTGGCCGTAGTGAATACACCCTGAACCGGAATCAGTAAAGTCCGACTTTTGGATACCAGAACCGCGGATGAAGTTGCCAATCTCCCCCAACGTCCCCCACCTCACATCCTTACGCCCTCAAAACTGAGCAACTGGTCACGGTAATACTGATACTGCTTCCGCCGCGCCACAAGCTCCGCCTGCAGGTTCGCCTGAAGCTCACGCACAAGCTGGCTGAACGTATCCAACACCCGCACGATTTCCTGTTGGATGGGGAGCGGGGGGAGGGGGATGCGGAATGATTGAACCACAGACAAAACAATGTATGGCACTGAGCCTTCTTTTTGATGTTTTTCTGCCCACTCAGTAAAACCATTTGAGAGTATGAAATACAAGAACCTTGGAGAAATTTCCGAACTAAAACCTGTCAATACATACGTTCGTTGATAGGCATCAAATTTCCCACAGTAATGTTTGACATCTCCCAGATAACCATTCCCAGCAAGTAAAAGTGCTTCTGTATCCCACCTGTAGCTATCAATTCTTGAGACATCCTTGGAGCAAGTAAAAAATGGGTATGCTCCATTCGGTACAGCCTTATTCGCATTCAGCTTTCCTGTCTGAATTTGGCATATCTCCCCCAACTCCCGAAACTCCACCCCCCGCGGGCAAAGCTCGGCGACCATTTGTTCGATGTAGTTCATCGGTTTCTGGGTATGGGTTGACAGGTTTTCTCCGAATCCCCCCGAAGCGTCCCCCTCCAACGGAGGGGTGCCCGACAGGGCGGGGTGGGTTCGGGGGCACCACCGAACGGGTGGCGGTTTTCCGCTCGTCACCGAGGCTTGCTGATCCTGAGATTCGGGAATGGACGTTTGGTTCGCGGGTGTCCCCAACCCACCCCCCAGCCCCCTCCCAAGAGGGGGAGCCGCGCACGGGGCCAACGAATGGAGATCACGTTGCCCCCATCACGAGGCGCGTTGCAGGAGGATGGAGGTCATTGGGAGTTCCTCCACGGTGGTCATCTCCATCACCATGGAGACCGCGCCGTAGGTTCGCGCAAAAATCCGTTGCCGTCCGATGAACGTCATGTAATCCGAGGTCGGGAAATCGGGGAGGTGCTCCGGCTTCTCCTGTGGCAACCGCATCCGCAGCAAGCGGGGATACGCAATTTGCGCAAGCAACGGATGGAAAGGCTCCACCGCATCCTCATCCAACGTGCTGTTGAAGAAGGCTTTCGTCAGCCGCGCTGCGTACCAATACTGGGCCGTGTCCTGGGTTAAGGATAGATCAAGCAGCAGGTTCATCAAAACGATGTTGCCGGAGCTGTCGGTCCTGACAATCAGCACTGCTTTATTGTGGTAGTTGGTGTCGGCAGGGCGGTATCCAACCACCCGCGACGTTGCCTCGGATCCCCCCATCCGCTCGATAGCATCGGCGGAGAACTCGGCCCGGACGAACCCAAAATCTTCAACAATCGGGCTTTCGTCAAGGCTGCTTACAGGCTCGGATAACCCAGCAACCGCACAAAGCGGAAGGCCAAGCAGCAACCCAATGCCGCCAAGCAGAATCAGAAGTTGATGTTTCATCTGGTGTTGTGTACTCATCTATTTGTGTGCATCAAGGACACGGTGAAGGTTAGAGAGTTCCGTTTCAAAACACAAAGACCGCCGAAAGATGGGGCAAGGGGAATCGCCGGTATCGGTTCCTTCGGTGGTGATCCCCAACATATCCCACCCCGGCATCAATGGCGTAGGTCTGGCCGAAATACCGCACCGTCCCGATAATCGGAACCACACCAAGCGTTTTCATGTAGGCCGCTTCCCCGGCAACTTTCCACCCACGGGCAAACTGGTAATCCCCGCCAACGGCCACTACCGGCGCGTCGCGATCGTACTCCTCAAAAAAATCGCCGCTGGGAAGCTGAATAAAGGTGTGATGCCGTTTGAAGACATACCCCAACGTTGCCGAGACCCGGCTGCTGTCGTCCCCGTAGCTGATTGCAGCGTAGGGGGCGTGGAAAAATATGCTGGACTCCAACTCCGGCGTGGCCTCCTTATCCAGCACGCTGCGCCCAACCTGGTAGCCGGCCGCAACGTTCAGTTTGTCGGCAACTTCCCAGCTTCCTTTTGCCCCAATGGAGTAGGCTCCAAAGGCATCGCCGCGGACCCCGCCCCAATCATCTGGCAGCGGCAACGCGCCGCCGGCAAGCAGCATGAAGTTATCGCTAAAAGAATAGCCGCCGACCAAGCCAAGAAGGTCGTAGCTGCCAAGAAAGAATTTCCCTTTTTTGGGGATGATGGCGTTCGGCACCGCAACCGAACGGAAGGTGGTGGGGTCCTGCAACGGCGGGTCGGGAAGCCAATCTTTCACTTCGTCGGGGATGCGATTCGGCTCCATCACACGCACCACTCCGGTGTCGGCAACGGGATATGTTCCCCAACCGCCGCTGGGGAACGGGCGGCGAATCCACGTGATCACCGGAAACTGATACAGCCCCGGTTCGTCCGACTCGAAGCAGACTTCATACTTGAATTCCGACCCGCGCGGGATGTTCAGCGGAAGCCGCGTTGGGAGCTTGATGCGGACGTTGCGGAGGGGGGTCGTCACCGAATCGAGCGTCACCGATCCGCCAATTCCAACGATTCCATTCAAGGAGATTCGGAACAGCTGGCAGCCGGTCTTCCCCATCTCAATTCTTCCGAACCGGATGGTATCCAGATTCCACGTGGTGTTCAGCCGCATCGGGAAGGCCGCCACATTCCCACGGCAATCCGGACGTTCAGGTTCACGGTCACCGTTTCGCTGGCCGTGTTGACCAGCACCTTCAGCCGGACTTCGTTCTGGCAGGAGTACATCCCCCCTTCCAACTCCACGTTCGGCGTGATGACCGAGGTGATTTCCTGAATTCGCCCGGGGCGGTGATGGTCAGCTCATTCCATCCGAGGATAGAGTTCCGGGGGGTGACGGTGATGCCGCCGGTTTGCGCCGGCAGCAACGCCACGCTGGCAAAAAGAGCGATGAAGCAGACGATGAAGCAGAGAAGTCGAGCCATACGGTTAAAGTGGATTCATGCAACCGACCGTGGCAAACTACGTCGGTGCGGGGCGTTCGGCAAGCCAATCGGGCGGGGGTGTTACAGAGCTACATATCCTCCGTCCTCACGCTGGTTGCCACTCCGGCAATCGTTTCCCAAGAAAAAAGATTCAACACGCAGCGGCCCGATCAGTTGCCAAACCAACGGGTGAGTTTAACTGGCTTGCCGCGGCCAAGCGCAATCACGCAGTTCAACAACGCTTTCAAAAAAATCGCCATGACCTTTATCCACACCACGCACAGCCGGGCCGCCGCCACGTTGGCTCGCATACTGGCTGCACGGGCTTGCCCTCTGCTTTTTCTTTTGCCACCCTTCCAGCGTTCGCCCAAGATGAATCCGGCAGCACATCGGTGGATAGTGGGCGCGGGCCTCCAATCCGTTAGATATGGATGTTCGGGTTCGGACGAACAGTTCGTTCGAGGTTGCCGCCCCCGCGCCACCTTCGCTGAAGACCGTGAGCGGAAGCGGCTTGGGGGAAGCATTGCGGGGTTCGCCTCGCCACGGATGATGTCCGGCGCGTTGGGGGCAACCATTGGCGGCGCAAAGGACATCGGCTACGCTCGGCGGCTGATTGAGCAAGGGCACGTCCCCAACTTCATTGACTTCTCCCCCGAAGGGCTGTACAGCGAACACGACATCCCAACTCCATCGGGGGAATGCAACGCCAAACTCTGCTTATCGCTTGGCTACGGCTTTGCCCCCGCCGCCGACGACCGCACCAACGCGCTGTTCCTCCATTTGGGGAATGAACTCCAACATCAAGGCCGAGGAGTTCCGCCGCCAGAACTTGCAGCTGGCGGTGGTGATTGACCGAAGCGGCTCGATGGAGGGGGAAAGCATGGAATCGGTGAAGAAGGCATTGCACAAGCTGGTGGAACAGTTGACCGCCAACGACGAGCTTGCCATCATCCAATTCGACGATGCACCAAGGTGATCCTTCCGGCAACCCGGGTTGGGGACAAAGCCGCCGTGCAGAAGCTGATTGATGGAATCACCCCCGACGGCGGAACCAACATCGAGACAGGATTGCAGCTTGGGTTCGCGGAGCTTTCGCGGCTTCCCGCACGCGACGGCGCATCGAAGCGGCTGTTCCTGTTTACCGACGCGATGCCGAACGCGCGGAACCGATTCCGCCAGCTTCCGCACGCTTACCCAGCGGTATGCCACCGAAGGGATTGGCCTAACAGCCTTTGGCGTTGGCGTTGATTTTGGCCACACGCTGATCTATCACATCTCACAGCTTCGCGGCGGAAATTTCTTCTATCTGGAAACCCCGGAAAAGATTGCGAAGGTGTTCGATACGGAGTTTGATTACTTGGTAACGCCGCTGGTCTACGACCTGAACGTCACCATCAAAACGCCGGCCGGGCTGAAACTGAAAGCCGTCTACGGCCTGCCAACCTGGAAGCCTGGCGACCGCGACGCAATGCTTCATGTCCCGACGGTGTTCCTTTCCTCCAACCGTGGCGCGATTGTGCTCCGGTACGAGCGGGAAGACAACGGAACCCTCAGCTTCAACAATGGCGACCTGCTTGCCACAGGGACCTTAAGCTTTACCGACGTTGGCGGGGAGAAGCACCGCGAGGAGCAGGAAGTTCGCCACAACGGCCAGGCGAAATTGGAGCCTGGGGCGCAGTACTTCACCCACGACGGAATCAAGCTGGCAACGGCACTGACGAACATCTACTTTGGCCTGCGCGACGGCTGCACGTTGTTCGCCGAAGGGAAGCGGGATCAGGCGCTCCAGGCGGTCAACCGCGCCAAAACGCTGGCCTCGCTGCAGAACGTGCAGCTGATGGATGCAGGGCTAACAACGGAGATCAAGATGCTGGAGAAGCTGGCGGACAACATCGCCAAGAAGGATGCGGAAGTTCACCAGAACCGAAGCAACGAAAAACAGGCCCCGCGCCAACGGTAAGCCTGTTGGATAACGTTCACTGCGGGGCGCGGAAGGCCCCCGCGTTCCGCAGATGAGCGCGGCCCGGCAACGCCCGGCCCAGCACCCAGCGGGATGAATCACCCCTTCCAAAAATATTTTTTCGGCGTGCGACATTCCACCGGCTTGTGGAGTCTTGTTTAGCGTAGAGGCCTACTCTGCTTATCAAGCCATCCGGCTGCTGCCAATTGTTCCATTGGCGGCAGCCGGTTTGGTATTTGTGCCGTTTCTATTTCGCGCCCGCTTTTTTCAGCAGAGCCACAATCTCCGTTGCGCCATTTTTTGTGGCGATGGAAAGGGCGGTGTCGTCAAACACGTTCTTCTTTTTCAGATTGGGTTTCTTTGCCAGCAGCAGCTTCACGCATTCCAAGCATTGTGTTTGCGCCGCGAACATCAGGGGCGTGAACCCGTCGTTATCGCTATGGTTGGCATTGGCCCCGGCAGCAAGGAGCGTTGCCACAAGGTCGGGGTTGGCGCGGTAGCAGGCATAGAGGAGCGGCGTTTCCCCGGCAGTTGAGGCAGCGTTGACATCGGCCCGTTGTGCCAGAAGCATCGGAACAACTTCAAACTGCTCCTGCAGCACGGCTTTGTGCAAGGCCGTTTCGCCGTCGTTGGCGCGTGCGTTTGGGTTTGCGCCAAATTCAATCAGCAGCCCCAGCATTGTGGTGTTCCCCTGGGCGGCTTGCATCATCACCGGGGTGATGCCAAGCGAGTCGGGGGCGGGGAGCGTTGCGCCAGCCGCGTGCAGCAGCCGGACGATCTCCAACTGGCCGTAATCAATCGCGTACCCCATCGCGCTTTTCCCCCCAGCGGAGACCGCCGCCGTTCCCGCCTTTGCCTGCAACAGCAGTTGCACCGCGCCGCTGTGCCCCTCGATTGCCGCGTGCATCAGCGGGGTGACGTTGTTGTTATCGGGGATGTCGGGGTTGGCTCCGTTTTCAAGAAGCAGTTGCACCGTTGCGTCCCTTCCCTCCCATGCCGCATGGGCAATGGCCGTTCGCCCCGAGGTATCGGTATCGTTCACCCGCCCGCCCCGGTTCAGCAGAAGTTTCACCACCGACGTTTGCCCCTCCCACGCCGCGTGCATCAGCGGGGTGACACCGTGGACATCCCGTTTGTTGACTAGGACCCCGTTCCAGCAGCAGCCCAACAACCTCCACATTTCCGGTCCAGCCCGCAGCCATCAGCGTGGTTTCGCCGAACTCGTTGGTGGTGTCAACGGGCGTTCCGCTATCCAACAGCTGGCGGACCCGTTCAAGGTTCCCCTGCTTGGCGGCATCGAACAGGGGGGCATTGGGGTCGTTGGCTTGCAGGTCGGGAATGGGGGCACTGTTGGTGGTGTCGGCGGCAATCGCATCCCCAAGCTCTGCCGAAGAGATCATCACCACTTTTTCGGGGGTGGCAACGTACAAGGTCCCTTTCAGCAATGCGGGCGTTCCCATTCCACCGTATCCGAATCCGGCTTCCTGCTCCCACAGTTTTGTTCCATCGGCCAAGCTGAAGGCCACGACGTTCCAGTTGAAGTCCACCAGATAGCCAACATCCTGGCAAAGCGCGGCGGGGGAAAGAAGCCTTTGAAGGCCATCCATTTGCCAACGCTTTGTCCCTTCCTCCGGGTCCAGCCCGAACACCGTTCCGGTGCTGGTGCTGGCCACCACAAGGCCATCGCTTGCGGAGATGTGGACGCTCCCTGGTCCAGTTTCCAGGAACTGCCAGACGCGCCCGCCGCTCAGGTTGTTCAGCATTGCCAGGCCGGTGGTTCCGGCGGCAAACACCTGCCATTTCCCCAGCACGATTTGCCCTCCCCAGCCATCGGTTTTCCATATCAGCGTGCCGGTGGTGGCATCAATGGCGTAGGTGGCGGGCTCGTCGGTCCCCACATAGACCACACCATCTTTCCAGGCTGGTGAGGTTGGTTTTCCGGCAAGCTGATATTTCCATTTCAGGGTTCCGGAGTTTCCGTTGGGATCAATGGCGTAGATGAATCCATCATCGCAACCGGCAACAACCAGCCCCTCCACCGCAAGCGGCGTTGTGGTGAACGCCGCGCCCCCCTTGAACTTCCATGCAAGCTGGTGGGAATCCAGAGTAAAGGCGTAGAGCGTGCCGTCGCTGCTGCCGGCGTACAAGGTTCCGGAATGAATGGCGGGCGCGCCGTTCACCGCGCCGTCGGCCTTGCCAACAACGCTCGCGGCCATATCTGCAAACGCCACGATCACTCCATTGTCGGTTGCCACGTACAAGGCACTGCTGTCAATAGCGGGCGCGGGAGAAATGCGGTCCGATTTCAGCTTCATGTACATCGAGGAGCCATCGGTAATCCGCACCGGCGGCCCCTGGAACAGATTGGCACGGCGTTCAACGGCAATCTGCTGCTGCGCCATGTTGAACGGCTGCGAAACCGCAACAGAGCATGGAGCCAGCAGCAGCGCAGCAAGAAGAAGGAAGGTCAGTTTCATTGAAGGGAGTTTGATTGGATTGCAGGCGCAAAAGTAGTTAGGATTTTTCTGTTGAAAGGAAATAGGTGCGCATCGCCCCCTTCCCTTTCACCTCCATCATCCCGCGTTCCAGCAAGGTCATTGAGGAAGCAACGGCTCCCCCGCGCCGAAGCTCTTCCGCAAACTCCTCGCTCACGTGGATTCTCCCCGCCTCCCCGTGGCTTTCCATTCGGCTGGCCGTGTTTACTGCGTCGCCCCACAGGTCGTATGCGAACTTCTTCTTCCCGATGATCCCTGCCACCACCTCACCGCTGTGCAAGCCAATCCGTACTTGCAGCCGGACTCCATCGCCAAGTCCATTGAAGCCTGCTACAACCTCCACTAACTCTATCGCCATTCGCGCCGCTGATTCTGCATGATCCTCGCGGCTCTCTGGCAACCCTGATACCGCCATGTACGCATCCCCAATCGTCTTGATCTTCTCCAACCCATACTTCTCCGCCAACTCATCGAACTGGCTGAATAACAGGTCCAACCCCGTCACTAACTCCCACGGCGTGACCCCTTGCGAGATCACCGTGAAGCCAACAATATCCGCAAACAGCACCGTCACCGACTCGAACGATTCGGCGATATGTTCCTCGCCCCGAACAACACGTTGGGCGATGGTTGGTGGAAGGATGTTGTGAAGGACTCGTTTGGTGGCTTCGGCATCGGCGCGTTCAGCAGCGGTACGTTTCTCCATCTCCGCAATCTGCCGTTGTTGCTCTACTTGGATGGCCTTCTTCTTGGCTTCCTCACTGTGGACTTCTTGGTAGAGTTCTTGGAATTTTTTGAAGTGGGTAAGTGCATCTTCGAAGCGGGATTCTTGCTCGTAGAGGGTGGCTAAATCTTTGTGGGCTATATAGAGGTGGTCTTTTGTTCCCAGCTCTTCGCAAAGGGTGATTGCCTGCTGCAGAAATTCTTCGGCTTTGGTGGAATTATAGCCGGCGAATGCTTGCTGTGAGTAGAGTGAGCCGATGCTTCCGGTGACAATAGCAGTACCAGCACGCTCGCCAAGCTCTTCATGCAACGCAAGTGCACGGCTGAGATACTCCAAGGCCTTCGAGTACTCCGAGAGGTTCTGGTACACAGTCCCGATGTTCCCGGTGACACTGGCAACACCGGAACGCTCACCAAGCTCTTCATGCAAGGCAAGCGCACGGGTGTAATACTCCAACGCTTTCGAGTACTCCGAAAGGGTCGCGTACACAGCCCCGATGTTGATGGTGACACGGGCAACACT
The window above is part of the Chlorobiota bacterium genome. Proteins encoded here:
- a CDS encoding 2,3-diphosphoglycerate-dependent phosphoglycerate mutase, with translation MPTLILLRHGQSQWNLENRFTGWVDIDLSDAGREEARQAGEKLRGMTIDRVYTSRLMRAINTATIALEAAGMQSLQLTQDQALNERHYGDLQGLNKAETAAKYGDEQVHIWRRSFNIPPPGAEAESLELCMKRVMPYYQAHIVPDLLNGLNVLVVAHGNSLRSLIYTLDNHTNESILELNIPTGVPIAYQMEIEGDGTLAVVGKREL
- a CDS encoding restriction endonuclease subunit S, with protein sequence MRWGTLGEIGNFIRGSGIQKSDFTDSGSGCIHYGQIHTHYGTWAKEVISFINPEFAARLRKAQAGDLVIATTSEDDKAVAKAVAWLGDEAVAVSTDAYIFRHTINPKYVSYFFQTELFQSQKKPHITGTKVRRISGESLSKIRIPIPSLEVQEEIVTILDKFDALVNDLCIGLPAEIAARQKQYEYYRDRLLTFPGAG
- a CDS encoding restriction endonuclease subunit S, giving the protein MNYIEQMVAELCPRGVEFRELGEICQIQTGKLNANKAVPNGAYPFFTCSKDVSRIDSYRWDTEALLLAGNGYLGDVKHYCGKFDAYQRTYVLTGFSSEISPRFLYFILSNGFTEWAEKHQKEGSVPYIVLSVVQSFRIPLPPLPIQQEIVRVLDTFSQLVRELQANLQAELVARRKQYQYYRDQLLSFEGVRM
- a CDS encoding VWA domain-containing protein; translation: MNSNIKAEEFRRQNLQLAVVIDRSGSMEGESMESVKKALHKLVEQLTANDELAIIQFDDAPR
- a CDS encoding ankyrin repeat domain-containing protein, with translation MGYAIDYGQLEIVRLLHAAGATLPAPDSLGITPVMMQAAQGNTTMLGLLIEFGANPNARANDGETALHKAVLQEQFEVVPMLLAQRADVNAASTAGETPLLYACYRANPDLVATLLAAGANANHSDNDGFTPLMFAAQTQCLECVKLLLAKKPNLKKKNVFDDTALSIATKNGATEIVALLKKAGAK
- a CDS encoding PQQ-binding-like beta-propeller repeat protein; protein product: MKLTFLLLAALLLAPCSVAVSQPFNMAQQQIAVERRANLFQGPPVRITDGSSMYMKLKSDRISPAPAIDSSALYVATDNGVIVAFADMAASVVGKADGAVNGAPAIHSGTLYAGSSDGTLYAFTLDSHQLAWKFKGGAAFTTTPLAVEGLVVAGCDDGFIYAIDPNGNSGTLKWKYQLAGKPTSPAWKDGVVYVGTDEPATYAIDATTGTLIWKTDGWGGQIVLGKWQVFAAGTTGLAMLNNLSGGRVWQFLETGPGSVHISASDGLVVASTSTGTVFGLDPEEGTKRWQMDGLQRLLSPAALCQDVGYLVDFNWNVVAFSLADGTKLWEQEAGFGYGGMGTPALLKGTLYVATPEKVVMISSAELGDAIAADTTNSAPIPDLQANDPNAPLFDAAKQGNLERVRQLLDSGTPVDTTNEFGETTLMAAGWTGNVEVVGLLLERGPSQQTGCPRCHPADARGVGGANVGGETSAEPGRAGERYRYLGANGHCPCGMGGKGRNGATAS
- a CDS encoding tetratricopeptide repeat protein — protein: MNPDETLTALRAAVAAATTKAERAGALNHLARELVQQSQYAESLAAAAEAHAAAKEAGDVAAEADALQLQGIIHAQRGEYSTALLLFEEALQLHEELGGRASVARVVSNIGNVYTYLSEYSKALEYYTRALVVHEELGERSGVARVMGNIGTVYQNLSEYPKALECFSHALALHEELGERSGIARVTGNIGVVYISLSQYPKALESYMHALAMHEELGERSGVARITVNIGAVYAKLSEYSKALEYYTRALALCEELGDRLGVASVTGNIGIVYRSLSEYSKALEYYTRALALCEELSDRLSVARVTINIGAVYATLSEYSKALEYYTRALALHEELGERSGVASVTGNIGTVYQNLSEYSKALEYLSRALALHEELGERAGTAIVTGSIGSLYSQQAFAGYNSTKAEEFLQQAITLCEELGTKDHLYIAHKDLATLYEQESRFEDALTHFKKFQELYQEVHSEEAKKKAIQVEQQRQIAEMEKRTAAERADAEATKRVLHNILPPTIAQRVVRGEEHIAESFESVTVLFADIVGFTVISQGVTPWELVTGLDLLFSQFDELAEKYGLEKIKTIGDAYMAVSGLPESREDHAESAARMAIELVEVVAGFNGLGDGVRLQVRIGLHSGEVVAGIIGKKKFAYDLWGDAVNTASRMESHGEAGRIHVSEEFAEELRRGGAVASSMTLLERGMMEVKGKGAMRTYFLSTEKS